A genome region from Fervidobacterium changbaicum includes the following:
- the lon gene encoding endopeptidase La yields the protein MDKTEKRNNQKKFAKLEKEAKKSREERISIPNVLPGIAMRSNMVIFPNTVVPFYVGREKSLMALEHAMEHTNNLVFVVNQKDPAIEDPNENDLYKIGTIVRVIQVGKLPDGTFKVLVEGIARAKWLKNVGEKFFEFELEILRARYGRSKRLIALMRMVKEELHKYVQYSRKIPPETLMLLEDVDNADVFADIAASLCPGSIEEKQDLLETVHPANRLEKILDILARETELLEIEQQLDQKVKERIEKSQREYYLREKLRVIRDELGGEEDVEIKEIREKIQKGNYPEHVKEKAQAELQRLEKMSPYAPEASVIRTYLDWILNLPWYEKTEDTVDIEYAEKVLNEDHYGLEEPKQRILEYLATRKLSDKAKAPIICFVGPPGVGKTSLAKSIARAMNRKFGRMSLGGLRDEAEIRGHRRTYVGAMPGRIIQLIRKLGVKNPVILLDEIDKMGISFQGDPASALLEVLDPEQNKDFVDHYIEIPFDLSEVLFVTTANVLYTIPPALRDRMEVIEISSYTDVEKFYIAKNHIIPKIYEEFTEKKAKVFAFKDSAIKKIINEYTMEPGVRELERQLRSVVRKATLEFTKTGKIVVITPEKVVEYLGPEKIREEDSLEKPLVGIATGLAWTPNGGTTLYIESALIPGNGQLIITGQLGDVMKESVRIALSLSRKLCGEDYSDRFTKHDIHIHVPEGAVPKDGPSAGVTITTALVSVVKDVPIRNDVAMTGEITLRGRVLPVGGIKEKVLAAYRKGIKTVILPKKNQVDLEKIPEEVRKNMEFIFVETIDEVLEVALCEKDGHKQANKGRKRRTRESNSKAE from the coding sequence TTGGATAAGACCGAAAAGAGAAACAATCAAAAGAAATTCGCAAAATTGGAAAAAGAAGCGAAAAAGAGTAGAGAAGAGAGGATATCGATCCCGAATGTGCTGCCTGGAATAGCGATGCGCAGTAACATGGTGATATTTCCAAATACCGTCGTTCCCTTCTACGTAGGAAGGGAGAAATCACTCATGGCTCTTGAACATGCCATGGAGCATACTAATAATCTTGTTTTTGTTGTGAACCAAAAAGACCCAGCGATAGAAGATCCAAACGAAAATGACCTTTATAAAATCGGGACAATTGTTCGGGTAATCCAAGTTGGAAAATTACCCGATGGTACGTTCAAAGTTCTTGTTGAAGGTATCGCAAGGGCGAAGTGGCTAAAGAACGTCGGGGAGAAGTTCTTCGAATTCGAGCTCGAGATACTAAGGGCGCGCTACGGTAGGTCAAAGCGCCTTATTGCACTGATGCGGATGGTTAAGGAAGAGCTCCACAAATACGTGCAATATTCAAGAAAGATACCCCCAGAGACGTTAATGTTACTGGAGGATGTTGACAACGCGGATGTCTTCGCAGATATCGCAGCATCCTTATGCCCCGGAAGTATCGAAGAAAAGCAGGATTTACTCGAAACAGTACACCCAGCGAACCGTCTTGAAAAAATCCTCGATATCTTGGCAAGGGAAACGGAACTACTCGAGATAGAACAGCAATTGGATCAAAAGGTTAAGGAACGTATCGAGAAGAGTCAGAGGGAATATTATCTGAGGGAAAAACTTCGCGTAATAAGGGACGAGCTTGGTGGCGAAGAAGACGTCGAAATCAAAGAGATCAGGGAAAAGATACAGAAAGGTAACTACCCTGAACACGTCAAGGAAAAGGCCCAGGCTGAACTGCAAAGGCTTGAAAAAATGTCACCTTACGCACCTGAAGCAAGTGTGATAAGGACCTATCTTGATTGGATACTCAATCTGCCTTGGTACGAAAAGACCGAGGACACGGTCGATATAGAGTACGCAGAAAAAGTTTTGAACGAGGACCACTACGGCTTGGAAGAGCCAAAGCAAAGAATACTCGAATACCTTGCGACAAGGAAGCTCTCAGATAAAGCGAAAGCACCTATAATCTGCTTTGTTGGACCTCCTGGTGTCGGTAAGACTTCCCTTGCAAAATCCATTGCACGTGCGATGAATAGGAAGTTTGGTCGTATGTCGCTTGGTGGTCTTAGGGATGAGGCTGAGATCAGAGGTCATAGAAGAACATACGTGGGTGCAATGCCTGGTAGGATTATTCAGCTCATAAGGAAACTTGGCGTCAAGAACCCTGTCATACTCCTCGATGAGATAGACAAAATGGGTATCAGTTTCCAAGGAGATCCGGCATCTGCACTACTTGAAGTGCTTGATCCTGAGCAGAACAAAGATTTCGTTGACCACTATATAGAAATACCTTTTGACCTATCGGAGGTACTCTTTGTTACAACAGCGAACGTTCTCTACACGATACCACCAGCACTTAGAGACCGTATGGAAGTGATTGAGATTTCAAGCTACACCGACGTGGAAAAATTCTACATCGCCAAGAACCATATAATTCCGAAGATATACGAGGAATTCACAGAAAAGAAGGCAAAGGTCTTCGCATTCAAGGATTCCGCAATTAAAAAGATAATTAACGAATACACGATGGAACCTGGCGTTCGTGAACTAGAAAGGCAACTGAGAAGCGTGGTCAGAAAGGCAACATTGGAATTCACGAAGACGGGAAAAATAGTGGTAATCACTCCCGAAAAGGTAGTTGAGTACTTGGGACCGGAAAAGATAAGGGAGGAAGACTCTCTCGAAAAACCGTTGGTTGGTATCGCAACGGGGCTTGCGTGGACTCCAAACGGTGGAACAACGCTTTACATAGAGAGTGCGCTCATTCCCGGTAATGGACAACTCATAATCACTGGGCAACTGGGAGATGTAATGAAAGAATCCGTCCGAATCGCGCTAAGCTTGTCAAGAAAACTGTGTGGCGAGGATTACTCGGATAGATTTACAAAGCACGATATCCACATCCACGTACCCGAAGGTGCTGTTCCAAAAGATGGACCAAGTGCTGGTGTGACCATCACAACGGCTTTGGTTTCTGTTGTAAAAGATGTCCCAATTAGAAACGATGTAGCGATGACCGGAGAGATAACGCTTAGAGGAAGAGTACTGCCCGTTGGCGGCATAAAGGAAAAGGTCTTGGCAGCTTACAGAAAGGGCATCAAAACGGTTATACTACCTAAGAAGAACCAAGTAGACTTGGAAAAGATACCAGAAGAAGTAAGAAAGAATATGGAGTTCATTTTTGTTGAAACGATCGACGAAGTACTGGAGGTGGCTTTGTGTGAAAAAGACGGACACAAGCAGGCTAATAAAGGTAGAAAACGTAGAACTCGCGAAAGTAATAGCAAAGCCGAATGA
- the tsaE gene encoding tRNA (adenosine(37)-N6)-threonylcarbamoyltransferase complex ATPase subunit type 1 TsaE, whose protein sequence is METGSQPRIELGILNEQELKSVAKKFSYCLSDGDVVILSGEIGSGKTTFVRGLVTGLGCSEHIVTSPTFTLMNVYSCLKTIYHIDAYRLNNLEEIFYVLEGEIEEKDGIFIIEWGELVKEFFLEDFVTIFFEHIDESHRKLSITADQTRVELIRRCMNVG, encoded by the coding sequence GTGGAAACAGGCAGTCAACCGCGCATTGAATTGGGAATCTTAAATGAACAAGAACTGAAAAGCGTAGCAAAAAAATTCTCGTACTGCCTCTCAGATGGTGACGTAGTGATTTTGTCCGGTGAAATTGGAAGTGGTAAGACCACGTTTGTTCGTGGTTTGGTAACAGGACTTGGCTGTAGCGAACATATCGTCACAAGTCCCACATTTACCTTGATGAACGTCTATTCGTGCTTGAAAACGATCTACCATATAGACGCTTATCGTCTAAACAACTTGGAAGAGATATTCTACGTGCTTGAAGGAGAAATCGAGGAGAAGGATGGGATATTCATAATTGAATGGGGAGAACTCGTGAAAGAGTTTTTCTTAGAAGACTTTGTAACTATTTTCTTCGAGCATATTGATGAAAGCCACAGAAAACTCAGTATCACAGCAGATCAGACAAGAGTCGAACTAATAAGGAGGTGCATGAACGTTGGATAA
- the glpK gene encoding glycerol kinase GlpK: MFVGLDQGTTSTRAILFDDDFSVVHEARREFRQIYPKEGWVEHNPEDIWQTVVEVLEECKRVADSKGKKIDVIGITNQRETVVAWDSETKQVLYNAIVWQCRRTAERSSFLRKEYGRAIKEKTGLVVDPYFSATKIEWLIQNVPEVKEAYNKGTLRFGTIDSFLAWKLTGRHVTDYSNASRTMIFNINTLDWDEELLELFGVKREFLPEVVDTAQFIGYTADGIPVASLVGDQQAALFGQTAFQRGDVKCTLGTGSFILMNTGNEIISSEHNLLSTVGWKIKDEVTYALEGSVFITGTLVNYLIKNLGFGKDSSELTELALQVGNNGGIYFVPALTGLGAPYWDPYARGLIIGLTPGTDKRHIIYAAFEGIAFSVGQLVMLMEKESNIKINTLKVDGGVSKNNLIMQILSDVVNTVVERPVNRETTALGAASLAAIALGIVTKEKLQQIRKIDRIFTPKQAREEEFNKWKQAVNRALNWES, from the coding sequence ATGTTCGTTGGTTTAGACCAGGGAACGACAAGCACGAGGGCGATTCTATTCGACGATGATTTTTCAGTTGTGCACGAGGCGCGAAGAGAATTTCGCCAGATATATCCAAAAGAAGGATGGGTGGAGCACAATCCTGAGGATATCTGGCAAACTGTTGTTGAAGTTCTTGAAGAATGCAAGCGTGTTGCGGATTCAAAAGGGAAGAAAATAGATGTTATAGGTATAACAAACCAGCGGGAAACCGTTGTTGCTTGGGATTCTGAAACAAAGCAAGTTCTTTACAACGCTATCGTTTGGCAGTGCCGTAGAACAGCTGAGAGGTCGAGCTTCCTAAGAAAAGAATACGGACGAGCGATAAAAGAAAAGACAGGTCTGGTTGTTGACCCTTATTTTTCGGCAACCAAAATCGAGTGGCTAATTCAAAACGTTCCAGAAGTTAAAGAAGCTTACAACAAAGGGACTTTAAGATTTGGAACTATAGACAGCTTCCTTGCATGGAAATTGACCGGAAGGCATGTGACAGATTATTCAAATGCATCGCGTACGATGATATTCAACATAAACACTCTTGATTGGGATGAAGAGCTTCTGGAACTTTTCGGAGTTAAAAGGGAATTCCTTCCGGAAGTGGTCGATACGGCGCAATTCATAGGGTACACAGCCGACGGCATCCCGGTAGCTTCCTTGGTCGGAGACCAGCAGGCTGCTCTCTTTGGCCAGACCGCTTTCCAAAGAGGCGACGTAAAATGTACGCTTGGAACTGGCAGCTTTATCTTGATGAACACGGGAAATGAAATCATAAGTTCCGAACACAATCTGCTGAGCACTGTTGGTTGGAAGATCAAAGATGAGGTAACCTATGCGCTCGAAGGAAGCGTGTTCATAACGGGTACGCTTGTGAATTACCTTATCAAGAACCTTGGATTCGGAAAAGATAGCAGCGAACTGACTGAACTGGCACTTCAAGTGGGTAATAACGGCGGTATCTACTTCGTCCCAGCCCTTACAGGACTTGGTGCACCGTATTGGGATCCGTATGCGCGTGGTCTAATCATCGGGCTCACCCCGGGAACGGACAAAAGGCACATAATCTATGCAGCATTTGAAGGTATCGCATTTTCTGTCGGCCAACTTGTTATGCTTATGGAAAAAGAAAGCAACATAAAGATAAACACCTTGAAGGTTGATGGAGGTGTCTCAAAGAACAATTTGATAATGCAGATCCTTTCCGATGTCGTGAACACCGTTGTTGAAAGGCCTGTCAACAGAGAGACAACGGCACTTGGTGCCGCCAGTCTTGCGGCGATTGCCCTTGGCATCGTCACAAAAGAAAAATTGCAGCAGATTAGGAAAATAGATAGAATATTCACACCAAAACAGGCTCGTGAGGAGGAGTTCAACAAGTGGAAACAGGCAGTCAACCGCGCATTGAATTGGGAATCTTAA
- a CDS encoding DUF2905 domain-containing protein, producing the protein MGLMMFLISKMSDLNWLPGDIVIRKKNFVFIFPITTMIILSVVLTVVLNIISRFFK; encoded by the coding sequence ATGGGCTTGATGATGTTTCTGATATCGAAGATGAGTGATTTGAATTGGTTGCCCGGTGACATCGTGATTAGAAAGAAAAACTTCGTTTTTATATTCCCAATAACAACGATGATCATTCTAAGTGTGGTACTTACCGTCGTGCTGAACATCATAAGTAGGTTCTTTAAATAA
- a CDS encoding PSP1 domain-containing protein, with protein sequence MSLEATVYGVELMPLGKIVYYLDNGETFKYGDYAIVLSEFGTDYGKVLLGPKDISIDDVNYELKAVIRKATAEDLKIIEENEEIAKRAREVTVELVKKHNLPMKVLQSKYIFDRSKLVIYFSSKTRVDFRELVKDIAKEFKTRIELRQVGARDEMKFIKGLGLCGRKSCCSYFLREFDSVTLKHAKQQQMMINTAKITGPCGRLLCCLTFEHDFYVEALKNIPDEGSTIYYDGKIAKVITVNVFLSRVTLQTDDGEMVALPFSYFKEGENAGNWKIIDSGRSDNYYNGLDDVSDIEDE encoded by the coding sequence GTGAGTTTAGAAGCTACCGTTTACGGAGTAGAATTGATGCCTTTAGGGAAGATCGTGTACTACTTAGATAACGGCGAAACCTTCAAATACGGCGATTACGCAATTGTTCTAAGTGAATTCGGAACAGATTACGGTAAAGTACTGCTAGGTCCAAAAGATATAAGCATAGACGATGTCAATTACGAACTAAAAGCGGTTATCAGAAAAGCAACGGCCGAGGACCTGAAGATTATTGAAGAAAACGAAGAGATTGCAAAAAGAGCGCGCGAAGTGACCGTAGAACTTGTAAAGAAGCACAACCTTCCAATGAAGGTCTTGCAGTCTAAGTACATATTCGATCGAAGTAAACTCGTCATCTACTTCAGTTCCAAAACAAGGGTTGATTTCCGAGAACTCGTAAAAGATATAGCGAAAGAGTTTAAAACACGTATTGAATTGAGGCAGGTTGGTGCAAGGGATGAAATGAAGTTCATAAAGGGGCTGGGACTTTGCGGACGAAAGAGCTGTTGTTCGTACTTTTTGAGAGAATTTGATAGCGTAACCCTGAAACACGCAAAGCAACAACAGATGATGATAAACACCGCAAAGATCACAGGACCATGCGGTAGGTTGCTCTGCTGTTTAACATTTGAGCACGACTTCTACGTTGAAGCTCTGAAGAATATACCAGATGAAGGGTCTACAATATACTACGATGGAAAAATTGCGAAGGTGATAACAGTTAACGTCTTCCTTTCAAGGGTCACCTTACAAACGGACGACGGTGAGATGGTCGCACTTCCATTCTCCTATTTTAAGGAGGGAGAGAATGCGGGAAATTGGAAAATTATTGATAGCGGTCGGAGTGATAACTATTACAATGGGCTTGATGATGTTTCTGATATCGAAGATGAGTGA
- a CDS encoding polyprenyl synthetase family protein — MLSTVNIEILTEKVNETIRELLQELIENTPDTLKAYSQEFAKFTLRPGKRIRPLLLLLTYYGYKNSAGDDADRSAYTLAGILEIMHSFLLVHDDVIDQSSLRRGEPTLHKIYEQITNDEKMGKDLAIIVGDIVSFYYFGKLADMNAGSGNELLPKILRLFADCYVKTGYGQLLDILFTGRMSRDAMVDDVPTKISLLKTAYYTFVYPMLFGYYLAGGVDGEEAEKLRVIGEKVGIAFQYRDDILGTFGGEAKSANDIAEGKTTILVKRTFDKLSESEKQRFLELMNKKQKSEDDIETVKSYMLKSGALSEIIEDIRSLVEQALSMLAPLQMKTHFKKQMEKIFEKVLDLPKTF; from the coding sequence ATGCTGAGTACGGTGAATATCGAGATTCTAACAGAAAAGGTGAACGAAACAATTCGAGAGTTATTACAGGAGTTGATCGAAAACACTCCGGACACACTGAAGGCGTATTCTCAAGAATTCGCAAAGTTCACTCTGCGACCGGGGAAGCGAATTAGGCCTCTCTTGCTCCTGTTAACCTACTACGGTTACAAAAACTCAGCAGGTGATGATGCTGATCGCTCAGCCTACACTTTAGCAGGAATACTGGAAATAATGCACTCATTCTTGCTGGTACACGACGATGTAATAGACCAGTCTTCGCTCAGGCGCGGAGAACCAACGCTCCACAAGATTTACGAACAAATCACAAACGATGAGAAAATGGGTAAGGACCTTGCAATCATCGTCGGTGATATTGTAAGTTTTTATTATTTCGGAAAACTTGCAGATATGAATGCAGGTAGTGGAAACGAATTGCTCCCAAAGATTTTAAGACTTTTCGCCGACTGCTATGTGAAAACCGGATACGGTCAGCTGCTCGATATACTTTTCACAGGGCGCATGTCTCGTGATGCAATGGTAGACGATGTCCCGACGAAAATCAGCCTCTTGAAGACCGCTTATTACACCTTCGTTTATCCGATGCTCTTTGGGTATTATTTGGCAGGTGGAGTGGATGGTGAAGAGGCGGAAAAGCTTAGGGTGATAGGTGAAAAGGTGGGAATCGCATTTCAATACAGAGACGATATTCTTGGAACGTTCGGTGGTGAAGCAAAGAGCGCAAATGATATAGCGGAAGGTAAGACAACGATCCTGGTGAAGAGAACGTTCGATAAACTTTCTGAAAGCGAAAAGCAGAGGTTTTTGGAGTTGATGAACAAAAAGCAGAAGTCTGAAGACGATATCGAAACGGTGAAGTCGTACATGCTAAAATCTGGGGCTCTGAGTGAGATAATTGAGGACATAAGAAGTTTAGTTGAGCAAGCTCTATCGATGCTTGCGCCATTGCAAATGAAAACGCATTTTAAAAAGCAGATGGAGAAGATTTTCGAGAAGGTTTTAGACCTTCCGAAAACATTTTAA
- the glgX gene encoding glycogen debranching protein GlgX codes for MADYPLQYKNPGPDVVLKTKRGYPRLGATPDETGVNFAIFSRHATRVVLELYQNYYDDKPSHVFELDPVKNKTGDVWHIYVYGVGHGQYYGWRIDGPYDPINGKRFNVNKLIIDPYAKAITTFFDWDDDSVYGYDRNSPMGDLSFSTLDSAKSMIRSIVIDDSKYDWEDDRQLHIPWNETIIYEMHVRLFTISPTSKVKFPGTFLGIAEKLDHLKELGVTTIELMPIFEFNLNSNPNINPLTGERLKDVWGYNPLNFFAVTGNYSVGLKLGEQVFLFKDFVKLMHKNGFEVILDVVYNHTGEGSEKGPTLCFRGIDNEIYYMLDPRNKRYYLNYSGCGNTLNCNHPVVKEMIIDSLRYWATEMHVDGFRFDLASVLGRTPDGRWIGDFSLLKDIAEDPIVGKLKLIAEGWDAAGGYYLGQFPEGWAEWNGKYRDCVRRFVRGDNGTIPELMLRIAGSPDLYFNRKPHASINFITCHDGFTMRDLVSYNQKHNEANGEGNKDGADENFSYNYGVEGDTDDESIIKIRKQQIKNFFAILMVSHGTPMILMGDEMFRTQKGNNNAYCIDDETTWVDWTLKEKHRDLFEFVKKIIHFRKEHSALKRECFYQRYDKFGNVVTDITWHGINPFEPDTGYYSHSVAFMISGFDPVKGVRIDNDIYVILNQWIEPLRFILPPLHGQSWYRVVDTAQEHPNDFLEQPVKVEGHYIAKPRSTVIFISDSPEDK; via the coding sequence ATGGCTGATTATCCACTTCAGTATAAAAATCCGGGGCCTGATGTGGTATTAAAAACCAAACGCGGTTATCCAAGGCTCGGTGCAACACCTGACGAGACAGGTGTCAATTTTGCGATATTCTCACGCCATGCGACAAGGGTTGTGTTGGAGTTGTACCAAAATTACTACGACGACAAGCCATCGCACGTCTTTGAGCTCGATCCTGTAAAAAACAAAACAGGCGACGTATGGCATATCTACGTTTACGGTGTAGGGCATGGTCAGTACTACGGATGGAGGATCGATGGACCGTACGATCCTATAAACGGAAAGAGGTTCAATGTCAACAAATTGATTATAGATCCTTACGCAAAGGCGATAACGACGTTTTTTGACTGGGACGACGATTCGGTCTATGGATACGACAGGAACTCTCCGATGGGCGACCTTTCGTTCTCCACCTTGGATTCAGCAAAAAGTATGATACGGTCTATCGTTATAGACGATTCCAAGTACGACTGGGAAGATGACAGGCAGCTCCACATACCTTGGAACGAAACGATAATCTATGAAATGCACGTGAGACTCTTTACAATTAGTCCAACGTCAAAGGTAAAGTTCCCAGGCACGTTCTTAGGTATAGCTGAAAAATTGGACCATTTGAAGGAACTCGGCGTCACAACTATAGAACTGATGCCTATTTTCGAGTTCAACCTCAATTCGAATCCTAATATCAATCCGCTTACAGGTGAACGTTTGAAGGATGTCTGGGGATACAACCCTCTGAATTTCTTCGCGGTCACCGGAAACTATTCCGTTGGTCTGAAGTTGGGAGAGCAGGTCTTCTTGTTCAAAGACTTTGTCAAGTTGATGCACAAAAACGGTTTTGAAGTAATTCTTGATGTTGTCTACAACCACACCGGCGAGGGTAGTGAAAAGGGACCAACGCTTTGTTTCAGAGGGATAGATAACGAAATTTACTACATGCTCGATCCAAGGAACAAAAGGTACTATCTAAACTACTCTGGCTGCGGTAACACTCTGAACTGCAATCACCCCGTTGTCAAAGAGATGATCATTGACAGTTTGCGTTACTGGGCCACGGAGATGCACGTGGACGGCTTTAGATTCGACCTTGCTTCCGTACTTGGCAGAACACCGGATGGTAGGTGGATTGGTGACTTCTCGCTTTTAAAGGATATAGCCGAGGATCCGATTGTTGGCAAGTTGAAGCTCATAGCTGAAGGCTGGGATGCTGCAGGTGGTTATTATCTTGGACAATTTCCAGAAGGTTGGGCGGAATGGAATGGAAAATACAGAGACTGCGTGCGAAGATTTGTTCGCGGTGACAACGGCACCATTCCAGAGCTGATGCTCAGGATAGCTGGGAGCCCGGACCTCTATTTCAATAGAAAGCCGCACGCGAGCATAAATTTCATAACTTGCCACGATGGTTTTACAATGAGGGACCTGGTTTCGTATAACCAGAAGCACAACGAGGCGAACGGGGAAGGTAATAAGGATGGTGCAGACGAAAACTTTAGTTACAATTACGGCGTCGAAGGCGATACGGACGATGAAAGTATTATCAAAATACGTAAACAGCAGATAAAGAACTTCTTTGCCATACTCATGGTTTCCCATGGCACACCGATGATACTAATGGGCGATGAAATGTTCAGAACGCAAAAAGGTAACAACAACGCCTACTGTATTGACGATGAAACAACGTGGGTTGATTGGACACTTAAAGAAAAACACAGGGACCTCTTCGAATTTGTGAAGAAGATCATACATTTTAGGAAAGAACACAGTGCGCTTAAAAGAGAATGTTTCTATCAAAGGTACGACAAGTTCGGTAACGTTGTGACGGACATCACATGGCATGGTATTAATCCTTTCGAACCGGATACCGGTTACTACTCTCATTCGGTAGCTTTCATGATCTCAGGATTCGATCCTGTAAAAGGTGTAAGAATCGATAACGATATCTACGTTATCTTAAACCAATGGATTGAACCGCTCAGATTCATTTTACCACCGTTGCATGGGCAGTCTTGGTACAGAGTCGTAGATACAGCACAAGAACACCCAAACGATTTCTTAGAACAGCCTGTAAAAGTGGAAGGTCATTACATTGCCAAACCGAGAAGTACGGTGATATTTATCTCAGATTCCCCCGAAGACAAATAA
- a CDS encoding Rid family detoxifying hydrolase: MEILKFEKGPKAVGPYSSAVKVGNLIFFSGILPIDPESGELVNDSVEHATEQILKNLSLMLSEVGLSLKNVVKTTIFTTKLDEFAKINEVYQKHFEAITKDFPARSTVGVASLPKGALVEMEFIVEA; this comes from the coding sequence ATGGAAATTCTGAAATTCGAAAAGGGACCAAAAGCCGTGGGGCCGTACTCATCCGCTGTGAAAGTGGGAAACCTCATCTTCTTTTCCGGAATCTTACCAATTGACCCAGAATCCGGAGAGCTTGTGAACGATTCTGTTGAACATGCAACAGAGCAGATACTAAAAAACCTCTCTCTTATGCTCTCTGAGGTTGGTCTTTCGTTAAAAAATGTTGTTAAGACAACGATATTTACCACGAAATTGGACGAATTCGCAAAAATTAACGAAGTTTACCAAAAGCACTTCGAAGCTATCACAAAAGACTTCCCGGCAAGGAGCACCGTTGGAGTTGCAAGCCTTCCGAAAGGTGCACTTGTTGAAATGGAATTCATCGTGGAAGCTTAA
- a CDS encoding energy-coupling factor ABC transporter ATP-binding protein has product MVLKLKNISVSYLGKQILRDISTSFETGEIVMVIGANGSGKSTLLKVLAGLIEYDGEIVLPEGVSDVSEVTGYVFQNPETQIIGSTVWEDVIFGLENIGLKKDEMEKRAMHVLRLLELEELKDTDPYYLSGGQKQRLAIASILALQPEFLLLDEVTAMLDKNGKREVVDAVVKLKEEGKGIIVATHELNLFSPYADRCIYIDAGTIVFDGNPNDGIKLYREKIHRQFASKV; this is encoded by the coding sequence TTGGTATTAAAATTGAAGAACATAAGCGTTTCTTATTTGGGCAAACAAATCTTGAGGGATATTTCCACATCGTTTGAAACCGGAGAGATTGTGATGGTTATCGGGGCAAACGGCTCTGGGAAGTCTACCTTGCTCAAGGTACTTGCTGGACTAATTGAATATGATGGAGAAATCGTACTGCCAGAAGGCGTAAGCGATGTATCGGAAGTCACAGGATACGTGTTTCAAAATCCCGAGACTCAAATCATCGGTTCAACTGTCTGGGAAGATGTGATATTCGGATTGGAGAACATAGGACTTAAAAAAGACGAGATGGAGAAAAGGGCAATGCATGTGCTTAGACTATTGGAGCTCGAAGAGTTAAAAGATACCGACCCTTATTACCTGTCCGGTGGGCAAAAGCAGAGGCTTGCCATCGCATCTATACTCGCCTTGCAGCCTGAATTTCTCCTCTTGGATGAGGTTACGGCGATGCTCGACAAGAATGGCAAGCGCGAAGTTGTTGATGCAGTTGTTAAATTGAAGGAAGAAGGCAAAGGTATTATCGTAGCAACACATGAACTGAACCTCTTCAGCCCTTACGCAGATCGATGCATCTACATAGATGCTGGGACTATCGTTTTCGATGGCAATCCAAATGATGGCATAAAACTCTACCGCGAAAAAATTCACAGGCAGTTCGCCTCAAAAGTCTGA
- a CDS encoding YitT family protein, translating to MFKVSENYDFKEQVKEYVLSTIGVLLTALGLVIFFIPNNIAAGGASGIAMILHKLVPSVSVGIWMYIINVTLFILGFLLVGKDFSFKTIYSTFALNFFVDLFDRIIDIPKYTGDDLMLAVFFGNILASIGMAIAFANNSSTGGTDIIAKIISKYFHTPIGTTLLMVDFAIGIFAGFAFNARIAMYALLAIIINGITIDFVLKGLELSITMMIISKKVDEIKRYILEKMERGATILKAQGAYSGKDIDVLYVALRRRELGEVLNVIRHIDPEAFVIVTEARYVLGEGFRRIDKVV from the coding sequence ATGTTTAAGGTATCTGAAAATTACGATTTTAAAGAGCAGGTGAAAGAATACGTCCTTTCCACGATTGGTGTTCTCTTAACCGCTCTTGGACTTGTTATATTCTTCATTCCTAACAACATCGCGGCCGGCGGTGCGTCCGGTATTGCGATGATACTTCACAAGCTAGTTCCTTCCGTTTCTGTGGGTATCTGGATGTACATTATCAACGTCACACTCTTCATTCTTGGCTTTCTACTTGTTGGTAAGGATTTCAGCTTTAAAACGATATACTCGACCTTCGCACTGAACTTCTTCGTTGACCTTTTCGACCGGATTATCGATATACCAAAGTACACGGGTGATGATTTAATGCTTGCCGTTTTCTTTGGTAATATACTCGCTTCTATAGGTATGGCAATTGCGTTTGCAAACAACTCTTCAACTGGTGGAACCGATATCATTGCAAAGATCATCTCAAAATACTTCCACACACCAATTGGAACAACGCTGCTGATGGTCGACTTTGCGATAGGTATATTTGCAGGGTTTGCATTCAACGCAAGGATAGCGATGTACGCACTACTTGCGATAATCATCAACGGTATAACGATAGACTTTGTGCTCAAAGGTCTTGAACTCTCTATAACGATGATGATTATCTCAAAGAAAGTAGATGAAATTAAAAGGTACATCTTGGAAAAAATGGAACGCGGAGCGACGATATTGAAAGCACAGGGAGCTTACTCGGGCAAGGATATCGACGTACTTTATGTGGCGCTAAGACGAAGAGAACTCGGAGAGGTGCTGAATGTAATTCGTCACATAGATCCCGAAGCTTTTGTAATAGTTACGGAGGCAAGGTACGTGCTTGGTGAAGGTTTTAGAAGAATAGACAAGGTAGTCTAA